Proteins encoded in a region of the Granulicella sibirica genome:
- a CDS encoding polysaccharide biosynthesis/export family protein: MHKLLPIAVLLFTAGTFTATGVAQNAAATLFSSQTPFAPGQQSLSATDQSANSTEDDSLSSTRNAVGASPISVPMSAPMSVPTISNNTSFSSSDLIDILQGNPDLLTQVKEQAAGFLSQRGMTVSANDFTDQQFFEQIQTSEQLRSSLTDFLLARGYSLDSNRAPVEGSQTPGSLSSQPCINSSTFLMPPSAINTVGAEQALASNCAYVMPRDMARDTTPKEDRPRNSPDVLNRPAPYNLRSLHDLYKQLPESATPLRRFGSNVFTGRNALGTSRTLAGSEPPLDVPLGPDYVLGPGDNLSINVWGATSQTVSRTIDREGAIPLPENGRMQVAGMTLGQASAAIEGVLKPQYRDAHISITVSRLHSVRVYVAGDVQRPGGYDIGALATPISALIAAGGPTATGSLRVVRHMRGGRLIESIDLYDFLLHGVHSASVHFESGDTLLIPPAGSQVSISGAVRRPAIYELLPGTTSLAGILEDAGGATATAALDHITIERIADNHERQTITLGSPDGKIQQTLETFAVRDGDAIRVSPILPYSQKVIYLQGHVVRPGRVPFSDAMKLSDVLRSNRDMLPEPAAHGEIIRLVPPDLHAETIDFNVPDVMIGNSNLALEPFDTIRILGRYEADSPTVSIQGEVLRPGTYPLSIGMTAAGLVRMAGGFKRDAMQSTADLTSYTVEGEDRISENLVSVKIGAAVAGTDRNADVALKAGDALSVHQITGWGDIGQSVTIDGQVRFPGSYGFRDGDHLSTVLRRAGGFRESAYSEGAILARDQVKELEEKSRDELVRQIETTSAAARLSPALSAGGSGDSLQLIKAQQDEVLNQLKNHPPTGRLVIHITADIDSWANTPADIELRRGDVLTIPKRPGFVLISGQVYNPTALTFTPDKTAAWYLARAGGANTSANQKEIFIIRANGLVIGRRSGSFFGSNVLSTKLDPGDVVVVPQKILGNSLLWRNLLATAQLASSIAITAAVAAL, from the coding sequence ATGCATAAGCTTCTCCCTATCGCCGTCCTTCTCTTCACCGCTGGAACTTTCACCGCGACAGGCGTGGCACAAAACGCGGCTGCCACGTTGTTTTCGTCGCAGACCCCCTTCGCACCCGGGCAGCAAAGCCTGAGTGCGACGGATCAGAGCGCCAACTCCACGGAGGACGATAGCCTCTCGTCCACCCGCAATGCAGTCGGCGCATCTCCCATCTCCGTGCCGATGTCCGCGCCAATGTCCGTGCCGACCATATCGAACAACACATCCTTCTCATCATCGGATCTCATCGACATTCTGCAGGGAAACCCTGACCTGCTTACTCAGGTGAAGGAGCAGGCCGCTGGATTCCTAAGCCAGCGAGGTATGACGGTCAGTGCGAACGATTTCACCGATCAGCAGTTCTTCGAACAGATTCAGACGAGCGAGCAGCTTCGCTCGTCGCTCACTGACTTTCTGCTGGCGCGTGGATATAGTCTCGACAGCAATCGGGCTCCGGTAGAAGGCTCGCAGACTCCTGGTTCGCTCTCATCACAACCTTGTATCAACTCGTCAACGTTTCTCATGCCGCCGTCGGCAATCAACACCGTGGGTGCCGAGCAGGCTCTTGCCTCGAACTGTGCCTACGTGATGCCGCGCGATATGGCTCGGGATACGACGCCAAAAGAGGACCGCCCGAGGAACTCTCCCGACGTCTTGAATCGACCCGCCCCCTACAATCTTCGCTCGCTACATGACCTTTACAAGCAGTTGCCGGAGTCCGCAACGCCGCTTCGCCGCTTTGGCTCCAACGTCTTCACGGGAAGGAATGCACTCGGCACCTCTCGTACCTTGGCTGGGTCGGAGCCGCCGTTGGATGTGCCGCTTGGTCCGGACTACGTGCTCGGCCCGGGAGACAACCTCAGCATCAACGTATGGGGTGCCACATCCCAGACGGTAAGCCGCACCATCGATCGCGAGGGGGCCATCCCCCTGCCGGAAAATGGCCGCATGCAGGTCGCTGGCATGACCCTAGGCCAGGCAAGCGCCGCGATCGAAGGCGTGCTGAAACCGCAGTACCGCGATGCCCATATCTCCATCACGGTATCGCGCCTTCACTCGGTACGCGTGTATGTTGCGGGCGATGTGCAACGCCCAGGCGGTTACGACATCGGCGCCCTCGCCACTCCGATCAGTGCACTCATCGCGGCTGGCGGCCCCACCGCAACCGGCTCTCTGCGTGTCGTTCGGCACATGCGTGGTGGTCGGCTTATTGAGTCGATCGACTTATACGACTTCCTGTTACACGGCGTGCACTCCGCCTCGGTCCACTTCGAGAGCGGCGATACGCTTCTCATTCCGCCTGCGGGCTCGCAGGTCAGCATCTCAGGGGCAGTGCGGCGGCCCGCGATCTATGAGCTTCTACCAGGCACGACAAGTCTCGCAGGGATTCTTGAAGACGCTGGCGGCGCTACGGCGACTGCGGCCCTCGACCACATCACCATCGAGCGCATCGCCGACAATCATGAGCGCCAAACCATTACGCTCGGCTCTCCTGACGGCAAGATCCAGCAAACGCTCGAAACCTTTGCAGTTCGCGATGGGGACGCCATTCGCGTCTCGCCGATCCTACCGTACAGCCAGAAAGTTATTTACTTACAAGGGCACGTGGTACGTCCCGGCCGTGTCCCGTTCTCCGATGCTATGAAGCTCAGCGACGTGCTGCGTAGCAACCGCGATATGCTCCCTGAGCCCGCGGCACACGGCGAAATCATCCGCCTCGTACCGCCAGATCTGCACGCGGAAACCATCGACTTCAACGTTCCGGACGTGATGATTGGCAACAGCAATCTAGCTCTCGAGCCTTTCGACACGATTCGCATCTTAGGCCGCTATGAAGCAGATTCGCCGACTGTCAGCATTCAGGGTGAGGTTCTGCGTCCGGGAACCTATCCACTCTCCATAGGTATGACCGCGGCGGGGTTGGTCCGCATGGCAGGCGGCTTCAAACGTGATGCTATGCAATCCACTGCCGACCTCACGAGTTATACCGTCGAAGGTGAAGACCGCATCAGCGAAAACCTGGTCAGCGTCAAGATTGGCGCAGCGGTCGCCGGTACGGACCGCAACGCCGATGTAGCCCTCAAGGCTGGAGATGCTCTCTCGGTTCACCAGATCACTGGTTGGGGCGATATTGGTCAGTCCGTGACGATCGATGGTCAGGTACGCTTTCCTGGCAGCTACGGCTTTCGCGACGGCGACCACCTCAGTACCGTGTTACGCCGGGCTGGTGGCTTTCGCGAAAGTGCGTACTCCGAAGGCGCCATCCTCGCGCGCGACCAAGTAAAGGAATTGGAAGAGAAGAGCCGCGACGAGCTTGTCCGCCAGATAGAGACGACGAGCGCCGCGGCTCGGCTCTCGCCCGCGCTCTCGGCAGGTGGTTCTGGGGATAGCCTGCAGCTAATCAAAGCGCAGCAGGATGAGGTTCTCAATCAGCTCAAGAACCACCCGCCGACCGGCCGTCTTGTCATCCATATCACTGCCGATATCGATTCCTGGGCGAACACACCTGCGGATATCGAATTGCGTCGAGGCGATGTGCTCACGATTCCCAAGCGGCCAGGTTTCGTTCTTATTTCAGGGCAGGTCTATAACCCAACGGCCCTCACCTTTACGCCAGATAAGACTGCGGCCTGGTATCTTGCGCGCGCTGGCGGAGCGAACACTTCGGCCAATCAAAAAGAGATCTTCATCATTCGCGCGAACGGCCTGGTAATTGGCCGCCGATCGGGAAGCTTCTTCGGCTCCAATGTTCTCTCGACCAAGCTCGATCCCGGCGACGTAGTCGTCGTTCCACAAAAGATCCTTGGCAACTCGCTGCTTTGGCGCAATCTGTTGGCCACGGCGCAGCTTGCATCGTCCATCGCAATCACCGCAGCCGTCGCTGCGCTCTAG
- a CDS encoding nucleotidyltransferase family protein translates to MQRDNKPSRISRRQAVQLAVLRSFTNAPAELDRLLDLSPPEWKRLLYWLDVSGLALYFFVRLPDLGLAKHLPLEVLERLQQNVTDNSMRMKAMAAEAVAIQMSFKNHGLECALLKGFSLWPHSVPSFELRSQLDIDFLVAPSDLASAQAIVAQRGYHLRGHSGRSWEYKDEPVPRTSIKQLYQDTGSRSVELHAATTSASQAHLRRRESLPFQGILMPVLSPEDLFLGQALHLYKHLASEGARAAHGVELYRHILYRWNDRAFWGRLRVLTEEDAGARFALGFVVALLTGAMGPFAPEALTSWTTERLPEFAHRWIDRFGLSAALGNAGGSKLSMILQDELEAHGLRAAAPKRQKVLPTRLPPRIEQAVPGETFAQSLGRNKRQSLFVLRRLRFHVIEGARLAFERARWKGVEARHQQTNDNSLTHA, encoded by the coding sequence ATGCAACGCGACAACAAACCTTCGCGAATCTCTCGTCGGCAAGCCGTTCAGCTTGCCGTACTGCGGTCCTTCACGAATGCACCGGCGGAACTGGATAGACTCCTCGATCTCTCGCCACCGGAATGGAAACGTCTCCTGTACTGGCTCGACGTCTCTGGTCTGGCGCTCTACTTTTTCGTTCGCCTTCCGGATCTTGGGCTGGCGAAGCACTTGCCTCTCGAGGTCCTCGAGCGGCTCCAGCAAAACGTTACAGACAACTCCATGCGGATGAAAGCCATGGCCGCCGAAGCCGTGGCAATCCAGATGAGCTTCAAGAACCATGGCCTGGAATGCGCGCTGCTCAAAGGCTTCTCGCTCTGGCCTCACTCCGTGCCTTCGTTCGAGCTTCGCTCGCAACTTGATATCGATTTTTTAGTTGCGCCGTCAGACCTTGCGTCTGCGCAAGCGATCGTGGCGCAGCGCGGCTACCATCTCCGCGGGCATAGTGGACGAAGCTGGGAGTACAAGGACGAGCCGGTTCCCCGCACCTCCATCAAGCAGCTTTATCAGGACACGGGCTCGCGATCCGTCGAACTCCATGCAGCAACCACGTCCGCAAGCCAGGCTCACCTACGCCGCCGTGAGTCCCTTCCCTTTCAGGGCATCCTCATGCCGGTACTTTCGCCTGAGGACCTCTTCCTGGGGCAGGCGCTCCACCTGTACAAACATCTCGCAAGCGAGGGGGCGCGCGCGGCCCACGGAGTCGAGTTATATCGGCACATACTTTACCGATGGAATGACCGCGCTTTCTGGGGACGTCTGCGTGTTCTGACGGAAGAAGACGCTGGCGCGAGGTTTGCGCTGGGCTTCGTGGTCGCGCTGCTTACAGGCGCCATGGGTCCCTTCGCACCGGAGGCACTCACCTCGTGGACGACGGAACGTCTCCCGGAGTTCGCGCATCGCTGGATCGACCGCTTTGGGCTCTCTGCAGCGCTCGGAAATGCGGGAGGCAGCAAACTCTCGATGATTCTCCAGGACGAGCTGGAGGCACACGGCCTGAGGGCAGCCGCACCAAAGCGCCAGAAGGTTCTGCCGACACGTCTGCCGCCAAGGATTGAACAGGCCGTCCCCGGAGAAACATTCGCACAGTCTCTGGGCCGGAACAAGCGCCAATCGCTCTTCGTGCTGCGCCGGCTCCGCTTCCATGTGATTGAGGGCGCACGGCTTGCTTTCGAACGTGCCCGCTGGAAGGGCGTGGAAGCGCGGCACCAACAAACCAATGACAATTCGCTTACCCACGCATGA
- a CDS encoding glycerophosphodiester phosphodiesterase family protein, whose product MKARALFILSACSVAMGQAQPIQHGPLLYCHRTANEDAPENTLASLEQAALLGCNVVEIDLRRTLDGEIVLNHDGLLDRLTDGHGDVEQTNFAELQLLDAGAWMAPRFTGMRMARFDDALRLARSLDIRLILDIKTKGIGADVLRILEREGMIDHVLFNGEWDDIRRMLPSAADAGYGAAWVQPGVTAAEVASQQRQGKSVIANFSANSHGMDLAGMKAAVAAGVDAINVDFPRLGADAVGRDVESKIRRLKEQAQTGDDAARSQAILKLSRYQDPDLQSWFLRWLDNPSPRISHTAALALLLARPALTSGQLTSAARANNAAARANAAWLLGQLGSAAADLVPMLSDPDPGVQLEALRALGRTKGDAPIDAILPFFQSSDVNLRGAAALALAHTRPNGAAKVISAQLQKEIDRERSLAEGYVAGGRKNITPEQIREATSSFRAQMAMLHALSSLHDADATSALVHVAFQPVHEFAQTDSVVGCFQLWDRIGDDPTIVVQQLSSTNQASANCAEWALVKADIRVLPTVRDALNTPSARVRAIRILAWHGDADALLAVQKIAHAAGPEKDLAAWAAEKIQILNAPKD is encoded by the coding sequence ATGAAGGCACGTGCGTTGTTCATTCTTTCAGCCTGCTCCGTCGCGATGGGGCAGGCTCAACCGATACAGCATGGCCCACTTCTCTACTGCCATCGCACCGCGAACGAAGACGCTCCTGAGAATACGCTTGCAAGCCTTGAGCAGGCAGCCCTTCTAGGCTGCAACGTGGTGGAGATCGATCTGCGCCGGACCTTGGATGGGGAGATTGTTCTCAATCACGACGGTCTGCTCGATCGGCTTACCGATGGCCACGGGGACGTGGAGCAGACTAACTTCGCCGAGCTGCAACTCCTCGATGCCGGAGCATGGATGGCTCCGCGCTTTACCGGCATGCGTATGGCGCGCTTTGACGACGCACTTCGCCTCGCCCGCTCCCTCGACATCCGGCTCATCCTGGACATCAAGACCAAGGGCATCGGCGCGGATGTACTGCGAATTCTTGAGCGCGAGGGAATGATTGATCATGTTCTATTCAATGGTGAGTGGGACGACATACGCCGCATGCTGCCTTCGGCTGCGGACGCAGGCTATGGTGCCGCCTGGGTGCAGCCGGGCGTGACGGCAGCCGAAGTTGCTTCGCAGCAACGCCAGGGGAAATCCGTCATCGCGAACTTCTCCGCGAACAGTCACGGAATGGATCTTGCCGGGATGAAGGCCGCCGTGGCTGCAGGCGTCGACGCCATCAACGTTGACTTTCCGAGGCTGGGAGCCGACGCCGTTGGACGCGACGTGGAATCGAAGATACGGAGACTTAAGGAGCAGGCGCAAACCGGAGACGATGCGGCGCGATCGCAAGCGATTCTCAAGCTCTCGCGTTATCAAGATCCGGATCTCCAGTCGTGGTTCCTCCGCTGGCTCGACAATCCATCACCCCGTATCTCACACACAGCCGCTCTCGCGCTTCTACTCGCCAGGCCGGCACTCACGTCCGGCCAACTCACATCTGCTGCACGCGCGAACAATGCTGCTGCACGCGCGAACGCCGCGTGGCTTCTAGGCCAATTGGGGTCCGCTGCCGCGGATCTGGTTCCGATGCTCTCGGACCCCGATCCCGGCGTGCAACTGGAGGCTCTTCGCGCTCTCGGGCGCACGAAAGGAGACGCTCCAATCGATGCTATCCTTCCCTTCTTTCAAAGCAGCGATGTCAATCTTCGCGGCGCGGCGGCTTTGGCTCTGGCGCATACCCGTCCGAACGGAGCCGCCAAGGTGATCTCCGCGCAGCTTCAAAAAGAGATAGATCGAGAGCGTAGCCTGGCGGAAGGCTATGTCGCCGGCGGCCGGAAGAACATCACGCCGGAGCAGATTCGCGAAGCAACTTCCTCGTTTCGGGCACAGATGGCTATGCTGCATGCGCTCTCCAGTCTGCATGATGCAGACGCAACCTCCGCCCTTGTCCACGTCGCCTTTCAGCCAGTCCATGAGTTTGCCCAGACAGACAGCGTCGTCGGGTGTTTTCAACTCTGGGATCGCATTGGTGACGATCCCACGATCGTCGTGCAACAGCTCTCCTCAACGAACCAGGCTTCGGCCAACTGTGCTGAATGGGCACTGGTGAAAGCAGATATCCGAGTCCTCCCCACCGTGCGTGATGCCCTGAACACACCCAGCGCGAGAGTACGTGCAATCCGCATTCTCGCCTGGCATGGTGACGCGGATGCTCTTCTCGCCGTGCAAAAAATAGCCCATGCGGCCGGTCCGGAGAAAGACCTGGCCGCATGGGCCGCGGAAAAGATTCAAATACTGAATGCGCCTAAGGATTGA
- a CDS encoding MFS transporter, with product MPNALSQPADTSTSAHLRGPLAWLRSQALAKEYWIFFCVALFFDAGFAIYFFLFNLFLLDAHTTERAIGLINGAFTLGSTLATLPAGALGRRIGVKPLLLVCILTASLLGAARIVFLGTTPQIVLGFLAGASMSLWGIAYLPAVARLTNDQNRASAYSLIFCASIVTSAIGGAVTGYLPRWLTHFAILRSELVMHRWILLASCLIGVLAIIPAARLRLQPGKTTDEEQAGILTGFRLTPFLLRFLPCMALWTACMGAFLPFANIYLVRQNFVPMQKIGLVFSPGQCLQLFLGLMTPAVIRALGLLRGILAMQLVAVSCLCGLALSHSGPVAILLYLLFSTAHWMCSPALYNLLMSEVNDAQRSHAAAMVMFLNALLSSLTVTLAGASFSRFGYAIPLGVIACAGVIVAVSLFRLVSPYMRQEYP from the coding sequence ATGCCGAACGCTTTATCGCAGCCCGCTGACACGTCCACCTCTGCACATTTACGCGGACCGCTCGCGTGGCTCCGATCGCAGGCCCTGGCGAAAGAGTATTGGATCTTTTTCTGCGTCGCTCTCTTCTTCGATGCGGGCTTTGCAATTTACTTCTTTCTGTTCAACCTGTTCCTGCTTGACGCACATACAACAGAACGGGCCATCGGTTTGATCAACGGAGCGTTCACTCTCGGGTCCACGCTCGCAACCTTACCCGCCGGTGCACTGGGACGCCGGATCGGCGTCAAGCCGCTACTCTTGGTATGCATTCTGACTGCCTCTTTGCTGGGGGCGGCCCGCATCGTCTTTCTGGGCACGACGCCACAGATCGTCCTCGGTTTCCTTGCCGGCGCCTCCATGAGCCTCTGGGGCATCGCGTACCTGCCTGCCGTGGCGCGCCTCACGAACGATCAAAACCGGGCATCCGCGTACAGCCTCATCTTCTGCGCAAGCATCGTGACGAGCGCGATCGGCGGTGCCGTCACAGGATATCTTCCACGTTGGCTGACACATTTTGCCATCCTGCGTTCTGAACTTGTGATGCATCGCTGGATCCTTCTAGCCTCATGTCTCATCGGCGTCTTGGCCATCATCCCTGCAGCACGACTGCGATTGCAGCCCGGCAAGACAACGGACGAAGAACAGGCAGGCATTCTCACCGGCTTCCGGTTGACCCCGTTCCTGCTGCGCTTTCTGCCTTGCATGGCGCTTTGGACTGCATGCATGGGAGCTTTCCTGCCGTTCGCGAATATCTATCTGGTTCGGCAGAACTTCGTTCCAATGCAAAAAATTGGATTGGTTTTCTCCCCCGGGCAGTGCCTGCAGCTCTTCCTCGGTCTAATGACGCCCGCGGTGATCCGAGCCCTCGGACTTCTGCGCGGCATTCTCGCCATGCAGCTCGTCGCCGTTTCCTGTCTTTGCGGGCTTGCCCTGAGCCACTCCGGACCCGTCGCTATTCTTCTTTACCTGTTGTTCTCGACCGCGCACTGGATGTGCTCACCGGCCCTCTACAACCTACTCATGAGCGAAGTGAACGATGCACAACGTAGCCATGCTGCTGCCATGGTGATGTTTCTGAATGCCCTCCTTTCGTCTCTCACGGTCACGCTTGCCGGTGCTTCGTTTTCCCGCTTCGGCTACGCCATTCCTCTTGGGGTTATCGCTTGCGCCGGCGTGATCGTGGCCGTCTCTTTGTTTCGTCTCGTAAGTCCATACATGAGGCAGGAATATCCATGA
- a CDS encoding aldolase encodes MPVLRAETATRTYLTRQQERLRHPLEGPPPTLKQRFFPFGFPVDVFTNSAAVLKMLEEMWRPFTARFPKDPIRCDIVVEESSETRCPPPPAYHLLMPLVTTICDGNNFSVVDVERSTVRTHITEAALRYPLFVRQHLLTAAYSCICTRYVTPIHGACVSWNSRGILLCGDSGAGKSTLAYACAHQGWIYTSDDASYLMNEETSRRVTGNCHQVRLRPESASLFPEISPLKLTARIAGKPSVEVPTNTMKDVTTSPTADVDYVIFLNRNHNGPAALVSSSPVAARESMGATLYGIPRMLDIQYRAIDRLLTAPVYELRYQTLDDAIRLLRWLAEEGENAERFIAAR; translated from the coding sequence GTGCCAGTTCTCCGGGCCGAGACGGCAACCCGTACCTATTTGACAAGGCAGCAGGAGCGGCTTCGTCATCCACTCGAAGGACCGCCACCAACCCTCAAGCAACGTTTCTTCCCGTTCGGCTTCCCGGTGGATGTCTTCACAAACTCCGCAGCCGTCCTCAAGATGCTGGAAGAGATGTGGCGGCCATTTACGGCACGATTTCCCAAGGATCCAATCCGTTGCGACATTGTCGTGGAAGAGTCCTCGGAAACGCGGTGCCCGCCTCCACCGGCATATCACCTCTTGATGCCTTTGGTTACCACCATATGCGACGGGAATAACTTCAGCGTCGTTGACGTGGAACGCTCGACGGTGCGCACGCACATAACGGAGGCTGCGCTACGCTATCCCCTCTTTGTGCGCCAGCATCTCCTCACCGCGGCGTATTCGTGTATCTGTACCCGCTATGTCACTCCAATTCACGGAGCGTGCGTTTCATGGAATTCGCGGGGCATCCTTCTTTGTGGCGACTCCGGTGCAGGCAAGTCGACACTCGCCTATGCATGCGCCCATCAGGGCTGGATCTACACCTCGGACGACGCTTCCTATCTCATGAATGAGGAGACAAGCCGGCGAGTCACTGGCAACTGCCACCAGGTGCGCCTTCGGCCAGAGTCCGCATCGCTGTTCCCTGAGATCAGCCCGCTCAAGTTGACCGCGCGAATCGCAGGAAAGCCCTCCGTCGAGGTGCCAACAAACACGATGAAGGATGTCACGACATCCCCGACGGCAGATGTGGACTATGTCATCTTCCTCAACAGAAATCACAACGGCCCTGCCGCGCTGGTGAGCTCATCGCCTGTTGCAGCGCGGGAGTCCATGGGGGCAACTCTCTATGGCATACCGCGCATGCTCGATATCCAATACCGCGCTATCGATCGCCTGCTGACCGCGCCTGTGTACGAGCTGCGCTACCAAACGCTGGATGATGCGATCCGGCTCTTGCGCTGGCTCGCCGAGGAGGGCGAGAATGCCGAACGCTTTATCGCAGCCCGCTGA